One window from the genome of Bacteriovorax sp. Seq25_V encodes:
- a CDS encoding thioredoxin domain-containing protein, with amino-acid sequence MTNTNFNRLKSEKSTYLLQHKENPVHWWSWGPEALLQSKEENKPIFLSIGYSSCHWCHVMGEESFKNEETAAFLNENFICIKVDREEHPDIDAYYQQACHLFTGSGGWPLSAFLLPDLRPYFVGTYFPQVAKKDQTSFGDLLKELSRAFHNDKDVVNENAQRATDTIKEGFLPKDKVKFQGHFPPASGILDVLKQYQDNDNGGYGQAPKFPQFAFYEWALEQMLEGIVPKEQGEHIIKSLERILMGGITDQVRGGIHRYSTDATWTVPHFEKMLYDQAAFLKVLSKLSLLYPSPLVFDAIYNTLEYIHVEMLHEQDYCFSAQDADSEGVEGLYFTFTRDEFIDSLNRADEEDEALSKNMDNLIKWFNITEQGNFDSGLNVVSLSPDCAQEYFTSEGWELVRKAKKALLMERKMRIPPMTDNKGIASWNFQMITALSDVMQYCQVAPIRSAASQIFNRLIEGVYKTFIKGEDGAKRLCHTTTKDSSLPYLEDYVFFAEAQLRIYELSGNVIFKQNFLDTLNYIKDQFIDGKEILTRAKNANELELYPNQKYSSFDQSFKSPVSTLISLTRRAAVLFRDNDLVQDMNEIIEEVTHEVLKNPIAAGEALRALTYPNDAYKVISCPKAWLDQEKFANFIGYFLPRFVFDFHEDGERWEICSATQCELNGEGIDNFIETLKPQGQAE; translated from the coding sequence ATGACAAATACAAATTTCAATCGATTAAAATCCGAAAAATCCACATATCTTCTACAACATAAAGAGAATCCTGTTCACTGGTGGTCATGGGGACCTGAAGCTCTACTACAATCAAAGGAAGAAAATAAGCCAATTTTTCTAAGCATTGGATATTCATCATGTCACTGGTGTCATGTAATGGGAGAAGAGTCTTTTAAAAATGAAGAGACTGCGGCGTTTTTAAATGAGAATTTTATTTGTATTAAAGTCGATCGTGAAGAGCATCCAGATATCGACGCTTACTACCAACAAGCGTGTCACCTCTTTACTGGCTCAGGCGGATGGCCACTGTCAGCTTTTCTACTTCCTGACCTAAGACCATATTTTGTTGGAACATATTTTCCACAAGTCGCGAAAAAAGATCAAACTTCATTTGGAGATCTTTTAAAAGAACTTAGTCGCGCGTTTCATAATGATAAAGATGTAGTAAATGAAAATGCTCAACGAGCAACAGACACTATAAAGGAAGGTTTTCTTCCAAAAGACAAGGTTAAGTTTCAAGGGCACTTCCCTCCGGCATCAGGAATATTAGATGTTCTCAAACAATACCAAGACAATGATAATGGTGGTTACGGACAGGCCCCAAAATTTCCACAATTTGCATTCTATGAATGGGCCTTAGAGCAAATGCTTGAAGGAATTGTTCCAAAAGAGCAAGGGGAACATATTATAAAGTCTCTTGAAAGAATACTAATGGGTGGAATCACAGATCAAGTTCGCGGTGGAATTCACCGTTATTCAACAGATGCAACTTGGACAGTACCTCACTTTGAAAAAATGCTTTACGACCAAGCTGCATTTTTAAAAGTCCTCTCTAAACTAAGTCTACTCTATCCCTCGCCACTTGTTTTCGATGCGATCTATAATACACTTGAGTATATTCACGTAGAGATGCTTCATGAACAAGACTACTGCTTCTCAGCTCAAGACGCTGACAGTGAAGGAGTAGAAGGACTTTACTTTACATTTACAAGAGATGAATTCATTGACTCATTAAATAGAGCAGATGAAGAAGATGAAGCCCTATCAAAAAATATGGATAACCTGATCAAGTGGTTTAATATTACAGAGCAGGGAAATTTTGATTCTGGTCTTAATGTTGTTTCCCTAAGTCCTGACTGCGCACAAGAATACTTCACAAGCGAAGGGTGGGAATTAGTAAGAAAGGCGAAAAAAGCGTTATTAATGGAGAGAAAAATGAGAATTCCTCCGATGACTGATAATAAAGGAATCGCGAGCTGGAACTTTCAAATGATCACTGCCCTAAGCGATGTTATGCAATACTGCCAAGTAGCACCTATCAGATCAGCGGCAAGTCAGATCTTTAATAGACTTATTGAAGGTGTATACAAAACATTTATTAAAGGTGAAGATGGGGCCAAGAGACTATGTCACACGACAACTAAAGATAGTTCACTTCCGTATTTAGAGGACTACGTATTCTTTGCAGAAGCTCAACTTAGAATTTATGAATTAAGTGGAAATGTCATCTTTAAGCAAAACTTCCTTGATACATTAAACTATATCAAAGACCAGTTCATTGATGGAAAAGAAATTCTTACAAGAGCGAAGAATGCTAATGAACTTGAACTATATCCGAATCAAAAATATTCAAGCTTTGATCAATCATTTAAGTCTCCTGTTTCTACTTTGATTTCACTGACAAGAAGAGCAGCTGTTCTTTTTAGAGATAATGATCTCGTACAAGACATGAATGAAATTATTGAGGAAGTAACACACGAGGTACTAAAAAATCCGATAGCAGCAGGAGAGGCCTTAAGAGCGCTTACATACCCTAACGATGCCTATAAAGTTATTAGTTGTCCTAAAGCTTGGCTTGATCAGGAGAAGTTTGCAAACTTTATCGGTTACTTCCTACCAAGATTTGTTTTCGACTTCCATGAAGATGGAGAGAGATGGGAAATCTGTTCAGCAACACAATGTGAGCTTAACGGTGAAGGGATTGATAATTTTATCGAAACTCTAAAACCACAAGGACAGGCGGAATAG
- a CDS encoding lytic transglycosylase domain-containing protein, whose protein sequence is MKIAAYQTILDTGSQAWDVSASKLPPLKRSMLFFGIVGILILSFYYSVNSSHRRADSFYGPLTVKNSEIKPFYLAPVGVKNEASEARPSYESFNFKKTKPFYRSLNLHYVSNVNKTVLIESLLSTMPLRIREYAQDYIEEIILFSELNNIDPLWALAITWTESHFRPRAKSRVSAMGLMQIMPATGGFINELLNRPTDRRLVLELLKDPRTNIELGTFYLKRLLNRFRLSHKHATVAYNMGPNFVSYRLKNSLPVGVKNQYLDKVNKHYFILLSGVKKLQKESRKEAFKSVLTYKPVIKNSNYFLGLDILTMISERYALN, encoded by the coding sequence ATGAAAATTGCAGCATATCAAACAATTCTTGATACAGGTAGTCAGGCGTGGGATGTATCCGCCTCAAAGCTACCTCCATTAAAAAGATCAATGCTCTTTTTTGGTATTGTTGGTATCCTCATTTTATCTTTCTACTATTCAGTGAATTCTTCACATCGAAGGGCCGATTCTTTTTATGGGCCACTAACTGTGAAAAACTCGGAAATAAAACCATTCTACCTGGCCCCTGTAGGTGTAAAGAACGAGGCAAGTGAGGCGAGACCTTCTTATGAAAGTTTTAACTTCAAAAAGACTAAGCCATTTTATCGTTCTCTGAACCTTCACTATGTTTCTAACGTTAATAAAACAGTCCTTATTGAAAGCTTACTAAGTACAATGCCGCTTCGAATTCGCGAGTATGCTCAAGATTACATTGAAGAAATTATTCTCTTTAGTGAGCTTAATAATATTGATCCTCTTTGGGCCCTCGCAATCACTTGGACTGAGAGTCACTTCAGACCAAGGGCAAAAAGCCGGGTTTCAGCAATGGGACTAATGCAGATTATGCCTGCCACTGGTGGATTTATAAATGAACTTTTAAATCGTCCAACTGATCGTCGATTAGTTCTTGAACTTTTAAAAGACCCTCGTACAAATATTGAGCTTGGAACTTTTTATCTGAAGAGACTTCTTAATAGATTTAGACTTTCTCATAAGCATGCAACTGTTGCTTATAATATGGGACCTAACTTCGTTTCTTACCGATTAAAAAATTCTCTTCCTGTTGGAGTTAAGAATCAATATCTCGATAAGGTGAATAAGCATTACTTCATTTTACTTTCTGGAGTTAAAAAACTTCAGAAAGAATCTCGTAAAGAAGCATTTAAGAGTGTCCTGACTTACAAACCTGTCATAAAAAATTCAAATTATTTTCTCGGTCTTGATATTTTGACAATGATTTCAGAGCGTTATGCTTTGAACTAA
- the cmk gene encoding (d)CMP kinase: MSHCSVIAIDGPSGSGKSTVAKRLASELGILYIDTGAMFRALAYSANERDIDLDSDYEVSKFLEQINLEYQTSDGALIKIDGEDLSEKIRAHHVSKLASIISQIPAVREYLLKFQRSLAESKTCVMEGRDIGTVVFPEAFSKFFITASIEIRAKRRYDQLVENGQSDVDMDQLIKDVAKRDQKDMGREVAPLKKADDAELVDTSQMALDNVISHLADSVKKKALQFGIDL, translated from the coding sequence ATGTCGCACTGTAGCGTAATTGCAATTGATGGACCTAGTGGTTCAGGTAAATCTACTGTAGCTAAAAGACTGGCCAGTGAATTGGGTATTCTTTATATCGACACTGGTGCAATGTTTAGAGCTCTGGCTTATAGTGCAAATGAGCGAGATATTGATCTTGATAGTGACTATGAAGTTTCAAAGTTTCTCGAGCAGATTAATCTCGAATATCAAACCTCTGATGGTGCCCTAATCAAAATTGACGGAGAAGATCTCTCCGAGAAAATTCGTGCCCACCATGTTTCTAAGCTTGCTTCAATCATTTCTCAAATTCCTGCAGTCAGAGAATATTTACTAAAGTTTCAAAGAAGCCTTGCTGAGTCTAAGACATGTGTGATGGAAGGACGTGACATTGGAACAGTGGTATTCCCTGAAGCCTTTAGCAAGTTCTTCATTACTGCTTCAATCGAAATTCGTGCGAAGAGAAGATATGATCAGTTAGTTGAAAATGGTCAAAGTGATGTTGATATGGATCAACTAATAAAAGACGTAGCTAAACGTGATCAAAAAGATATGGGTCGTGAAGTTGCACCACTTAAAAAAGCAGATGATGCTGAACTTGTCGACACATCACAGATGGCCCTTGATAATGTTATTTCTCATCTTGCTGATTCAGTAAAAAAAAAAGCACTCCAATTTGGAATTGATTTGTGA
- a CDS encoding glycosyltransferase family 9 protein: MKYLINRSDAIGDNILTTPMAQAIFELDPEAEIGIITSYICRDLYHDHPYISRVFHFDKKASYWHKIKKSLVIFKEFDPDFYFYVGGSQTPNFVAWLKSVPFRGGILSRWTTFFVLNKGIRQKRSQVAQHEIFYNVDLLKHLSGFEKVDDKDYLPQIVVPKKVDAMKDFNEELKSEGFDDSLPFIVIHPGMTGHTLNWPSRNYGRLIKRLALLYPNQYNFIISHTPSDNAYLLGTKDELEAESDLSKNVYFFDGSKKGLLNYMNVIKEAKLFIGPSTGTTHIAASMEVPVVSIFSPIKAQSALRWGPKGKGKIYTVTPDVVCGETLKCAGQACPYYECMSKIEVDDLLIHIKKILEN; this comes from the coding sequence GTGAAATATCTCATTAATAGAAGTGATGCCATTGGTGATAATATCTTAACGACTCCAATGGCCCAAGCAATCTTCGAGTTAGATCCCGAAGCTGAAATTGGGATCATTACTTCTTATATTTGTCGTGACCTCTATCACGACCATCCATATATCTCTCGTGTTTTTCATTTCGATAAAAAGGCAAGCTATTGGCACAAGATAAAAAAATCTTTGGTCATCTTTAAAGAGTTTGATCCTGATTTTTATTTCTATGTTGGTGGAAGCCAGACTCCAAATTTTGTGGCCTGGCTTAAAAGTGTACCATTTCGTGGAGGAATTCTTTCTCGTTGGACCACGTTCTTTGTTTTAAATAAAGGAATAAGACAGAAAAGATCACAAGTTGCTCAACATGAAATCTTTTATAATGTTGATCTCTTAAAACACCTTTCTGGATTTGAAAAAGTTGACGATAAGGACTACCTTCCCCAAATTGTTGTGCCTAAGAAAGTCGATGCAATGAAAGATTTTAACGAAGAGCTTAAGTCAGAAGGCTTCGATGATTCCTTGCCATTTATCGTAATTCATCCTGGTATGACTGGTCATACTCTTAATTGGCCATCAAGAAATTATGGAAGACTCATTAAGAGGCTTGCACTTCTTTACCCAAATCAATACAACTTCATTATCTCACATACTCCAAGTGATAACGCTTACCTGCTTGGAACTAAAGATGAGCTTGAAGCCGAGTCTGATTTATCTAAAAATGTTTACTTCTTTGATGGTTCAAAGAAGGGACTTCTAAACTATATGAATGTGATCAAGGAAGCTAAGCTCTTCATTGGTCCAAGTACAGGTACAACGCATATTGCTGCTTCAATGGAAGTTCCTGTCGTTTCAATATTCTCTCCAATCAAGGCGCAGTCAGCACTTCGCTGGGGCCCAAAAGGGAAGGGAAAGATTTACACTGTAACTCCAGATGTTGTTTGCGGGGAAACATTGAAATGTGCAGGGCAGGCTTGTCCTTACTATGAATGTATGTCTAAAATAGAAGTCGACGATCTTTTGATACATATTAAAAAAATTCTGGAGAATTAA
- a CDS encoding bifunctional heptose 7-phosphate kinase/heptose 1-phosphate adenyltransferase, with protein sequence MKLSITTSRFGELVKQFETIKPILVVGDVGIDKYTWGVVKRISPEAPVPLLEVKKEWLKLGLSANISDNLKTLNVQSTLCGVIGDDQNANVFENLLEESKISTWGIVRCDERPTVYKERVVTESQQICRIDYESKKPINDDVAEKLFSRIKDLSEDHDSIILEDYAKGTLTKTLIRKLIDLYKGTGKIIAVDPSRTTPPEYYKGATLLKPNRNEAEIMVSALGYSDVESVDEMAKILIDKLELEKLVITLGPEGMALVDTKLGPEVKYIPTVANEVFDVSGAGDTAISLLVSALQAGATLEEAAWISNCGSGVVVGKKGTATVDQKELIEHFEYITKKMS encoded by the coding sequence ATGAAATTATCTATAACAACGTCAAGATTTGGCGAGTTAGTAAAACAATTTGAAACAATTAAACCAATCCTTGTCGTTGGTGATGTTGGTATCGATAAATATACTTGGGGAGTCGTTAAAAGAATTTCTCCTGAAGCACCAGTTCCACTACTTGAAGTTAAGAAAGAATGGCTGAAACTTGGACTGAGTGCCAATATCTCAGACAATTTAAAGACTCTTAATGTACAGTCAACTCTTTGTGGTGTTATTGGAGATGATCAAAATGCCAACGTTTTTGAAAATCTACTTGAAGAGTCAAAAATTTCAACTTGGGGAATTGTACGTTGTGATGAAAGACCAACTGTATACAAAGAAAGAGTTGTAACAGAATCACAGCAAATTTGTCGTATTGACTATGAATCAAAAAAACCAATAAACGACGATGTTGCAGAAAAACTTTTTTCTCGTATTAAAGATCTCTCTGAAGATCATGACTCAATTATTCTTGAAGATTACGCGAAGGGGACTTTAACAAAAACTCTTATTCGCAAGCTTATAGACCTTTATAAAGGTACTGGGAAAATTATTGCCGTTGATCCTTCGAGAACAACTCCTCCTGAGTATTATAAAGGAGCAACACTTTTAAAACCAAATCGCAACGAGGCAGAGATTATGGTTTCGGCCCTTGGTTACAGTGATGTTGAAAGTGTTGATGAGATGGCAAAAATTTTAATTGATAAACTTGAGCTTGAAAAACTTGTTATTACACTTGGTCCAGAAGGGATGGCCCTTGTTGATACAAAACTAGGCCCAGAAGTTAAATACATACCAACTGTTGCTAATGAAGTCTTCGATGTTTCAGGTGCAGGGGACACTGCAATCTCTCTACTTGTTTCGGCCTTACAGGCAGGAGCAACTCTTGAAGAAGCAGCATGGATTTCAAATTGTGGTTCAGGTGTTGTTGTTGGAAAGAAAGGGACAGCAACTGTTGATCAAAAAGAATTAATCGAACACTTTGAGTATATTACTAAGAAAATGTCGTGA
- a CDS encoding DUF4416 family protein: MSTLQFPEDITFFISVLFNHDSISLAEVESIIRENFQDDFSSYECSYFPMKEYYSKEMGHEKSLRRYFFFLSDKKSRDHLIEYKILSEKIEKNLSRDGHRIVNLDPGYIGLDQVVLATGKPYSHRLYLGQGVYGELTYTYQNSSYKTLQWTYPDYSSDETIKLFNFIRTFNLCVDS, from the coding sequence GTGAGCACCCTTCAATTTCCTGAAGATATAACTTTTTTTATTTCAGTACTTTTTAATCATGACTCTATTTCCCTGGCGGAGGTAGAGTCAATTATTCGAGAAAACTTTCAAGATGATTTCTCATCCTATGAATGTAGCTACTTTCCTATGAAGGAATACTACTCCAAAGAAATGGGGCACGAGAAAAGCCTACGACGCTATTTCTTTTTTCTTTCTGACAAAAAATCTCGAGACCATTTAATTGAATATAAGATTCTGAGTGAAAAAATTGAGAAGAATCTATCTCGTGATGGTCATCGCATCGTTAACCTTGACCCAGGTTATATTGGCCTTGATCAGGTTGTTCTCGCTACTGGTAAACCATATTCGCATCGCCTTTACTTAGGACAGGGCGTCTATGGAGAGTTAACTTATACCTATCAAAATTCATCTTATAAAACCTTACAGTGGACTTATCCTGATTACTCAAGTGATGAAACTATCAAACTATTCAATTTTATTAGAACTTTTAACCTCTGCGTCGATTCTTAA
- a CDS encoding S41 family peptidase, with product MRNMILVALIALNVFAIDKDSFSGTKFWYMDKADRVEIVTDLYKQTKAEYALWDFKKKRIGVDGDKLFQDALAVENAISDVEGPILEARANLDFIDRVKKIIATFQDTHFGISTKVSMPWIVSGLGTKLIDDKVFITEIYQKVITKSAASSDNGDELLAIKLGDEVLAVDGVSVSEKINELVPYLDASSVAFARESAGRFLLERYFKIPSKPFFDVKIKSGEKEKVVRVPLHFSDNTQDRVRRRDAMFYMTKLGFIPLAQIRTTYDQSKHEWIDSRDLDSKSLVKEMPKGAIELNNWTSAKNGGSSIVRSGLILDAGKVTAYMQVNSFSVSTVYKGSETTDFISAIRNEVKYFKAQNLNLILDIRSNGGGRSTYPGQVLSLLTEEGKTYNGTISARRITRYMRQLFDYYSSDEIFSQVADGVNWQTTVNEVEDSISDRREYTRAIYDGDITADEEVGGYNGKIVALISPSCISACDKMSMLLKTSKRATLVGISANGTGAGYSSNDKLNTQFTDRFNVFSTQIPNYLFGYPPATGVSTTDFSLESGYELNSENVEVKADVIYEESLDADYINYSKGWIEKALSLF from the coding sequence ATGAGAAATATGATTTTAGTGGCATTGATCGCCCTTAATGTTTTTGCAATTGATAAAGATAGTTTTTCTGGAACGAAGTTCTGGTATATGGATAAAGCTGATAGAGTCGAGATTGTAACAGATCTTTATAAGCAAACAAAAGCTGAGTATGCGCTTTGGGATTTTAAAAAGAAGAGAATCGGTGTTGATGGAGATAAATTATTTCAAGATGCACTTGCTGTAGAAAATGCAATTTCTGATGTTGAAGGGCCAATTTTAGAAGCTCGTGCAAATCTTGATTTCATTGATAGAGTTAAAAAAATTATTGCTACTTTCCAAGATACACATTTTGGAATTTCAACTAAAGTCTCTATGCCGTGGATTGTCTCAGGTCTAGGAACAAAACTAATTGATGATAAAGTATTTATTACTGAAATCTATCAAAAAGTAATAACTAAGAGTGCTGCGTCTTCTGATAATGGAGATGAACTTCTAGCTATTAAATTAGGTGATGAAGTTCTTGCCGTTGATGGAGTATCTGTTTCAGAAAAAATCAATGAGCTTGTTCCTTATCTTGATGCTTCTTCTGTAGCATTTGCAAGAGAATCGGCAGGAAGATTTCTACTAGAGAGATATTTCAAAATCCCTTCTAAACCATTTTTTGATGTAAAAATTAAATCAGGGGAGAAAGAAAAGGTCGTAAGAGTTCCACTACATTTTTCTGATAATACGCAAGATAGAGTAAGAAGAAGAGATGCAATGTTTTACATGACAAAGCTTGGATTTATTCCTTTAGCTCAAATCCGTACAACTTATGATCAAAGTAAGCATGAGTGGATTGATTCTCGTGATCTTGATTCAAAATCCCTTGTTAAAGAAATGCCTAAAGGTGCAATTGAATTAAATAATTGGACTTCAGCAAAGAATGGCGGATCTTCAATTGTAAGAAGTGGTTTAATACTAGATGCAGGAAAAGTAACAGCTTATATGCAAGTTAATTCATTCTCTGTTTCAACTGTGTATAAAGGAAGCGAGACGACTGACTTTATTTCTGCAATTAGAAACGAAGTGAAGTACTTCAAGGCCCAAAACCTTAACCTTATTCTCGATATTAGAAGTAATGGAGGGGGGCGAAGCACATACCCTGGACAGGTTCTATCTCTACTAACGGAAGAAGGAAAAACTTATAATGGGACAATCAGTGCAAGAAGAATTACTCGTTACATGAGACAACTGTTTGACTATTACAGTTCGGATGAAATTTTCTCTCAAGTTGCAGATGGTGTGAACTGGCAAACGACTGTTAATGAAGTTGAAGATTCAATTTCTGATAGAAGAGAGTATACTCGTGCAATTTATGATGGTGATATTACTGCTGACGAAGAAGTTGGCGGATATAATGGAAAGATTGTTGCCCTTATTTCTCCAAGTTGTATTTCTGCATGTGATAAAATGAGTATGCTTTTAAAAACATCAAAAAGAGCAACGCTTGTAGGTATCTCTGCAAATGGTACAGGGGCCGGGTATTCATCAAACGATAAACTTAATACTCAGTTTACTGATCGTTTCAATGTATTCTCAACTCAAATTCCAAATTATCTATTTGGTTACCCTCCAGCGACTGGGGTTAGTACAACAGATTTTTCTCTTGAGTCTGGATATGAGCTAAATTCTGAAAACGTAGAGGTAAAGGCCGATGTAATTTATGAAGAATCACTCGATGCTGACTATATAAATTACTCAAAGGGATGGATTGAAAAAGCTCTTTCTCTATTCTAA
- the rlmN gene encoding 23S rRNA (adenine(2503)-C(2))-methyltransferase RlmN has product MKTSFYDLSYQDLFDILESRGLNTSAASLLFNWHYKKREHSPCTENVSKDNIKFIAENFDFSLPKISKVFEAQDRTVKFLFELSDGNRVETVLIPFNNKYSICLSSQVGCAMNCAFCYTGTQGLTRNLKTSEIVGQFLMAYHWLRENRPDEQRVLNIVFMGQGEPLHNFDPVKKACEIFLSSHGTSLGHQKISISTSGYIPGLKRWAEEIPGVNLALSLHSPFAAIRNELIPINKKFPLEEVLSYIDTVPLRKKQFVTYEYLVIKDFNDSAEDAHATAKLLKDKRAFVNLIPFNPFPGTDYKRPELEVVMNFKAVLDTYKIPTLVRGTKGDDVLAACGQLNSK; this is encoded by the coding sequence ATGAAAACATCTTTCTACGACCTTTCTTATCAAGACCTATTTGATATCCTTGAATCAAGGGGATTAAACACGTCTGCGGCCAGTCTACTTTTTAACTGGCACTATAAGAAAAGAGAACATTCCCCGTGCACAGAAAATGTTTCAAAAGATAATATTAAATTTATTGCTGAAAACTTTGACTTTTCTCTACCTAAAATTTCAAAAGTATTTGAGGCCCAAGACCGTACAGTTAAATTTCTTTTCGAACTGAGTGACGGAAATCGTGTTGAAACAGTCCTGATTCCTTTTAATAATAAGTACTCTATTTGTCTCTCGTCTCAAGTGGGATGTGCAATGAACTGTGCTTTTTGTTATACTGGAACGCAAGGCCTTACTCGAAATTTAAAAACTTCAGAGATCGTTGGACAATTTCTTATGGCCTACCATTGGCTTAGGGAAAATCGCCCTGATGAACAAAGAGTTTTAAATATCGTTTTTATGGGACAAGGTGAGCCTCTTCATAATTTTGATCCAGTAAAAAAAGCCTGTGAGATTTTTCTAAGTTCTCACGGAACCTCTCTTGGTCATCAAAAAATCTCAATTTCGACTTCTGGGTACATCCCTGGACTAAAGAGATGGGCTGAGGAAATTCCTGGCGTAAACCTTGCTCTATCTCTGCATTCACCTTTTGCGGCGATTAGGAATGAGCTCATTCCAATCAATAAGAAATTTCCTTTAGAAGAAGTTCTCTCATATATTGATACGGTTCCTCTTCGTAAAAAGCAGTTTGTCACTTACGAGTATCTGGTTATTAAGGATTTTAATGACTCTGCTGAAGATGCCCATGCAACGGCTAAACTTTTAAAAGACAAACGTGCTTTTGTTAATCTTATTCCATTTAATCCATTTCCTGGCACTGACTATAAGCGACCAGAGCTTGAAGTTGTTATGAACTTTAAGGCAGTTCTTGATACTTATAAAATTCCAACTCTCGTGCGAGGAACGAAGGGCGATGACGTTCTCGCTGCCTGTGGACAACTAAACTCTAAGTAA
- a CDS encoding DUF3703 domain-containing protein, producing MKLVIRNEFNKEVTQAKSLIRKGDFELAFVHLERAHVIGQLYVIPHTISHYYMLVVGIKKRSFKEIFGQLIRLPLGVLGSAVGIVPTGNTGGSNISAFKKLPIPSDIQEILNSDASK from the coding sequence ATGAAACTTGTGATTAGAAACGAATTTAATAAAGAAGTAACTCAAGCTAAGTCCCTTATTCGCAAAGGGGATTTTGAGCTTGCTTTTGTCCATCTCGAACGCGCTCATGTGATCGGCCAGCTCTACGTCATCCCACACACCATATCTCATTACTACATGCTAGTAGTTGGCATCAAAAAGAGAAGCTTCAAAGAGATCTTTGGTCAACTAATTCGTCTACCTCTAGGTGTTTTAGGTTCTGCTGTCGGAATCGTCCCAACTGGTAATACTGGAGGGAGTAATATCTCTGCATTTAAGAAACTTCCAATCCCGTCAGATATCCAAGAAATATTGAATTCAGATGCCTCAAAATAG
- the pheS gene encoding phenylalanine--tRNA ligase subunit alpha encodes MINKLESALVSFKSEIASLVKQADVLNLKAKYLGKQGEISEILKSLKDATVEEKKLIGPKANEIKDTILKLVDETLANIELNEINEKLQANRIDISLTDDMLEKKNVHGGFHPRTLIRQEVEDIFLSMGFEVLDGPHIETEFYNFEALNIPGDHPARDMQDTFWFRDESSPEGNKHLLRTHTSTIQIRGMMDRKPPFKFIAPGTVFRCERTDASHEMVFQQLEGMMVGENISVSNLIYFMKQTLKEIFKRDVEVRLRPGFFPFVEPGFELDIRCQVCAGKGCSVCKQVGWVELLPCGMVHPNVLRAGGVDPEKYNGFAFGLGLDRLVMMKYGIEDIRHLQSGDLRFNSQFKEY; translated from the coding sequence ATGATTAACAAATTAGAGAGCGCGCTGGTCTCTTTTAAAAGCGAAATTGCAAGTCTGGTCAAGCAGGCCGATGTTTTAAACCTCAAGGCAAAGTATCTTGGAAAACAAGGTGAGATCTCAGAAATCCTAAAATCTCTAAAGGATGCTACTGTTGAAGAAAAGAAGCTAATTGGACCTAAGGCCAATGAGATCAAGGATACAATTTTAAAGCTTGTTGATGAAACTCTCGCCAATATTGAGCTAAATGAAATTAATGAGAAGCTTCAGGCCAATAGAATTGATATTTCTTTAACTGACGATATGCTTGAGAAAAAGAATGTTCATGGTGGTTTTCATCCAAGAACTCTAATTCGCCAAGAGGTTGAGGATATCTTCCTTTCAATGGGCTTCGAAGTTCTTGATGGCCCACATATTGAAACTGAGTTTTATAACTTTGAGGCCCTCAATATCCCAGGTGATCACCCTGCACGTGATATGCAAGATACTTTCTGGTTTAGAGACGAGTCTTCTCCTGAGGGAAATAAGCATCTTCTTAGAACTCACACTTCGACAATCCAAATTAGAGGGATGATGGACCGTAAGCCTCCATTTAAATTCATCGCTCCAGGAACTGTATTTAGATGTGAGCGTACAGACGCCTCTCACGAGATGGTTTTCCAACAACTCGAAGGGATGATGGTTGGAGAGAATATCTCTGTATCAAACCTTATTTATTTCATGAAACAAACCCTAAAAGAAATCTTCAAAAGAGATGTTGAAGTTCGTCTTCGTCCAGGTTTCTTCCCATTCGTTGAGCCAGGTTTCGAGCTTGATATCAGATGCCAAGTTTGTGCAGGTAAGGGATGTTCTGTATGTAAGCAAGTTGGTTGGGTAGAACTTCTTCCATGTGGAATGGTTCATCCAAACGTCCTTCGCGCTGGTGGAGTTGATCCAGAGAAATATAATGGATTCGCTTTCGGCCTAGGACTTGATCGTCTTGTTATGATGAAATACGGAATCGAGGATATTCGTCACCTACAAAGTGGAGACCTTCGTTTCAATTCACAGTTCAAAGAATACTAA